The genomic window ACCGCAGGCACGGCGACGGCGTCGCGGACATCGCGCTCGAGGTCCCGGACGTGGACAAGTGCATCGCGCACGCCCGCAAGGTCGGCGCGGTCGTCCTCGAGGAGCCGAACGACGTCACCGACGAGCACGGCACGATCCGCCGCGCGGCGATCGCGGCGTACGGCGACACCCGGCACACGCTGATCGACCGCAGCCGGTACGACGGCCCGTACCTGCCCGGCTTCGTCGCCGCCGAGACCAAGGTGACCCGGCCCGAGGGCCACCCGAAGCGGCTGTTCCAGGCCGTCGACCACGTGGTCGGCAACGTCGAGCTCGGCAAGATGGACGAGTGGGTTGCCTTCTACAACAAGGTGATGGGCTTCGTGAACATGGCGGAGTTCATCGGTGACGACATCGCCACCGACTACTCGGCGCTGATGAGCAAGGTCGTCGCCAACGGCAACCACCGGGTGAAGTTCCCGCTGAACGAGCCGGCGGTGGCGAAGAAGAAGTCCCAGATCGACGAGTTCCTGGAGTTCTACGACGGCGCCGGCGCGCAGCACATCGCGCTGGCCACCAACGACATCCTGCGCACCGTCGACATCATGCGGGCCAACGGCGTGGAGTTCCTGAATACACCCGACTCCTACTACGAGGACCCCGAGCTGCGGGCCCGGATCGGCGAGGTACGGGTACCGATCGAGGAGCTGCAGTCCCGCGGCATCCTGGTCGACCGGGACGAGGACGGCTACCTGCTGCAGATCTTCACCGCCCCGATCGGCGACCGCCCGACGGTGTTCTACGAGCTGATCGAGCGGCATGGCTCGCTCGGGTTCGGCAAGGGCAACTTCAAGGCGCTGTTCGAGGCGATCGAGCGCGAACAGGAGCGCCGCGGCAACCTCTAGTGCACTGTGACGATCAAAAAGCTTGCCAGTAGCAACTGCACACGGCGTGTCGCCGTCCGATTACCGGAATGACTGTCGGGGCAGGCTCCGTTCGCGTAGTGTCCCTCCTGAGTGTGCGTCGGGGCGCGCGCTCAGGAAGGGTTTCGTCATGAAGACACTGGGCATTGTGCTCAGCACAGCCGGCCTGGCCGGGGTGGGCGCGTTCGCCTTCTCCGCGGTCCCGGCCGAGGCGGCAACGGCCGCCAACTGCTCTGGCGCGACATCCATCGCCTCGGCGCCGATGTTGCGCAACAACCAGCCACCCAGCTGGGGCACGATCCGGCTCGTCCGCGACAACTGCTCCCAGTACTGGGCCGAGATCACGATGGCGTCGCCGCTGGTGGCCAACGCGAAGGCCAACGCCTTCCTGGTCCAGTCCGGCGGCGGGAACGACGGCCGGGTGCTCAGCTGCGACAGCAGCGGGGGCAACGGGGCGGTGATCCAGGGCCAGCGCAGCTGCCGGACGCCGAAGGTGAAGGCGACCAGCGGAAGCATCAAGTTCACCGCGATCGGCCGGGAGTACCACAACTACGGCGGCGGCTACGAGGAGATCTCGGAGAACGCCACCAGACGCACACGCTGAGCCGGCGTGAGACACAGGGTGCGCAGTACCGCGCAGTAGTTATTAGGCTCGCAGTATGAGTGAGGTTG from Kribbella jejuensis includes these protein-coding regions:
- the hppD gene encoding 4-hydroxyphenylpyruvate dioxygenase, with the protein product MTSTDLTPAELDADLDLDQLKQLVGLVPYDESTDPFPVTAMDAVVFVVGNATQTAKWYQLAFGMDLVAYSGPETGNKDAKSYVLKAGSARFVISGGVSPKSALLDHHRRHGDGVADIALEVPDVDKCIAHARKVGAVVLEEPNDVTDEHGTIRRAAIAAYGDTRHTLIDRSRYDGPYLPGFVAAETKVTRPEGHPKRLFQAVDHVVGNVELGKMDEWVAFYNKVMGFVNMAEFIGDDIATDYSALMSKVVANGNHRVKFPLNEPAVAKKKSQIDEFLEFYDGAGAQHIALATNDILRTVDIMRANGVEFLNTPDSYYEDPELRARIGEVRVPIEELQSRGILVDRDEDGYLLQIFTAPIGDRPTVFYELIERHGSLGFGKGNFKALFEAIEREQERRGNL
- a CDS encoding DUF2690 domain-containing protein yields the protein MKTLGIVLSTAGLAGVGAFAFSAVPAEAATAANCSGATSIASAPMLRNNQPPSWGTIRLVRDNCSQYWAEITMASPLVANAKANAFLVQSGGGNDGRVLSCDSSGGNGAVIQGQRSCRTPKVKATSGSIKFTAIGREYHNYGGGYEEISENATRRTR